From a single Candidatus Krumholzibacteriia bacterium genomic region:
- a CDS encoding alpha/beta fold hydrolase: MEAPVAQTLSKNIWELQQLIESGQAKSRARQMLLRAYAQQVDHLEDELGIDPEDRAFILPRDDTRDGILLIHGATGSPRDLRDLAEFLHAGGFSVYCMRLPGHGTEDANAGEMRWESALYDVEARYQQLSDCCRNVSIVGYSFGATLALQLDLKPRPTSMVLLAPALFPKLGWFKRMLLSLGLNRFESVRRALGWQAELLDAMAAARRQKWWYGTPIHGAMCKDDPRIDTRSMTFLRARLTHHRTVLQELDTGGHDFHRGERSGDVQRGVLEFLRENRQPREHGGPPRR; the protein is encoded by the coding sequence GGCGAAGTCCCGAGCGCGGCAGATGCTCCTGCGTGCCTATGCCCAGCAGGTCGACCATCTGGAGGACGAGCTCGGGATCGACCCCGAGGACCGGGCCTTCATCCTCCCGCGCGACGACACGCGCGACGGTATCCTGCTGATCCACGGCGCCACGGGCAGCCCTCGCGACCTCCGCGATCTCGCCGAGTTCCTCCATGCGGGTGGCTTCAGCGTCTATTGCATGCGGTTGCCCGGTCATGGGACCGAAGATGCGAACGCCGGAGAAATGCGTTGGGAAAGCGCGCTCTACGATGTCGAGGCGCGCTACCAGCAGCTCAGTGACTGCTGCAGGAACGTCTCGATCGTGGGCTACAGCTTCGGTGCGACCCTGGCCCTGCAGCTCGATCTGAAGCCGCGTCCGACCTCGATGGTGCTGCTGGCCCCGGCCCTGTTCCCGAAGCTGGGCTGGTTCAAGCGCATGCTGCTGTCGTTGGGTCTGAACCGCTTCGAATCGGTCCGTCGCGCTCTCGGCTGGCAGGCCGAGCTGCTCGACGCCATGGCCGCCGCCCGGCGGCAGAAGTGGTGGTACGGCACGCCCATCCACGGGGCCATGTGCAAGGACGACCCGCGGATCGACACGCGCAGCATGACCTTCCTGCGCGCGCGGCTCACCCACCACCGCACCGTCCTGCAGGAACTCGACACCGGCGGTCACGACTTCCACCGCGGCGAACGCTCCGGCGACGTGCAGCGCGGGGTGCTGGAGTTCCTGCGCGAGAACCGGCAACCGCGGGAGCACGGCGGGCCCCCACGGCGCTGA